Proteins from a genomic interval of Clostridium sp. AN503:
- a CDS encoding Gfo/Idh/MocA family oxidoreductase, with amino-acid sequence MDNIVKLAVIGCGAIAKQYHMPALKSVMGCRVVAVCDLIPDRARQAAGFFGVPEEHIFTDARELLGLEEVQGVVILTPNYNHCEMTELAASYKKHVFITKPMARDVEECQRMIDACRENGVQLFVSFMHRYLAGIEEAKEMIRTGYIGNINMVRVLNAPGATSTVSKWFYKKENVGGGAVMDIGVHGIDLVRYLIGEIGEVLYADTGRFRDTVMSNGEAVQPDNEDHATVVYRTKNGVLVNQLISWHHWSTTDRFSMEIFGDEGSLFLRGTMGMLTVAKVRPGEQANWVSKELPYVPFGYTQHEDFVKMIRDGLPANPDGNDGLACIRVAKAVYEAAEKQHLVEVE; translated from the coding sequence ATGGATAATATCGTAAAACTGGCGGTGATCGGCTGCGGCGCCATCGCGAAACAATATCATATGCCGGCTCTGAAATCGGTGATGGGCTGCCGTGTTGTGGCAGTCTGCGACCTGATCCCTGATAGAGCCAGACAGGCGGCTGGATTTTTCGGAGTACCGGAGGAACATATCTTTACGGATGCCAGGGAACTTCTCGGGCTGGAGGAGGTCCAGGGCGTAGTGATCCTGACGCCCAACTACAATCACTGTGAGATGACAGAGCTTGCGGCTTCTTATAAAAAACATGTTTTCATCACCAAGCCCATGGCCAGGGATGTGGAGGAATGCCAGCGGATGATCGATGCGTGCAGGGAAAACGGCGTCCAGCTCTTTGTGAGTTTTATGCACCGTTATCTGGCGGGGATCGAGGAGGCGAAGGAGATGATCCGGACCGGGTATATTGGAAATATCAATATGGTGCGCGTATTAAATGCCCCCGGAGCCACTTCCACAGTCAGCAAATGGTTCTATAAAAAAGAAAATGTGGGCGGCGGCGCCGTGATGGATATCGGGGTGCATGGGATCGATCTGGTGCGGTATCTGATCGGGGAGATCGGGGAGGTACTGTATGCGGATACGGGACGTTTCCGAGATACGGTGATGAGCAACGGAGAAGCGGTACAGCCGGATAACGAGGATCACGCAACCGTTGTCTACCGGACGAAAAACGGGGTTTTAGTCAATCAGCTCATAAGCTGGCACCACTGGTCCACGACCGACCGGTTTTCCATGGAGATCTTCGGGGATGAAGGCTCGCTCTTTTTGAGAGGGACCATGGGAATGCTGACTGTGGCGAAGGTGCGTCCCGGAGAGCAGGCAAACTGGGTTTCTAAGGAACTTCCCTATGTCCCCTTTGGTTATACCCAGCATGAGGATTTTGTCAAGATGATCCGGGATGGGCTTCCGGCGAATCCGGATGGAAACGATGGCCTTGCCTGCATCCGGGTGGCAAAGGCAGTATACGAGGCGGCAGAGAAACAGCATTTGGTTGAGGTGGAATAG
- a CDS encoding Gfo/Idh/MocA family oxidoreductase: protein MIHIAMIGVAHPHADHWARAWHMHTEAELAGVWDADPERAAKWAEQFGVRRYETLEELLGDPAIDAVGICSENSRHAEYTVAAAAAGKDILCEKPTAVTLEDCDRMIQAVEQAGVRFMQAFPMRLDPVNTRIKKMLEEHEIGTVTTFRKRHGIGWAATGELPEKYRWFTHLQEAGGGAFLDEGIHAADFLIWMFGKPVSVTARIAEHGRNVPVDDNGIAIVEFADGIVGSLHSSWLFEAASVTTEIFGTEGTIMQQANDCASTAVNGENNFPLQVYSRKSGMKGWQNPRIPINFMQIHEKVASCFADCLISGDPFPSTLYNGRDALELILGAYRSAREGRTICFQEVE, encoded by the coding sequence ATGATACATATAGCGATGATCGGGGTAGCGCATCCCCATGCAGACCACTGGGCGCGGGCATGGCACATGCATACGGAGGCGGAGCTTGCCGGCGTGTGGGACGCGGATCCGGAGCGGGCTGCGAAATGGGCGGAGCAGTTCGGGGTGCGCCGGTATGAGACGCTGGAGGAGCTTTTGGGCGATCCGGCAATCGATGCAGTCGGGATCTGTTCTGAGAACAGCAGACATGCAGAGTATACGGTCGCGGCAGCGGCGGCAGGCAAAGACATCCTTTGCGAGAAACCGACGGCTGTGACCCTGGAAGACTGTGACAGGATGATACAGGCGGTGGAGCAGGCCGGAGTGCGTTTTATGCAGGCATTTCCCATGCGGCTCGATCCGGTCAACACACGGATCAAAAAGATGCTGGAGGAACATGAGATCGGAACCGTGACCACCTTCCGGAAGCGCCATGGGATCGGGTGGGCCGCGACCGGGGAGCTGCCGGAGAAGTACCGCTGGTTTACGCATTTACAGGAGGCCGGGGGCGGAGCATTTCTGGATGAGGGGATCCATGCGGCCGACTTTTTGATCTGGATGTTTGGAAAACCCGTAAGCGTCACCGCCAGGATTGCGGAGCACGGAAGAAATGTCCCGGTGGATGACAATGGGATCGCGATCGTTGAATTTGCGGATGGGATTGTCGGGTCCCTGCATTCATCCTGGCTGTTTGAGGCGGCTTCGGTTACGACGGAGATCTTCGGCACGGAAGGGACGATCATGCAGCAGGCCAACGACTGTGCCTCGACAGCGGTCAACGGGGAAAACAATTTCCCATTGCAGGTGTACAGCAGGAAGTCCGGGATGAAAGGCTGGCAGAATCCGAGGATCCCGATCAATTTCATGCAGATCCATGAAAAGGTAGCCTCGTGCTTTGCGGACTGCCTTATATCAGGCGATCCGTTCCCGTCTACGCTCTATAATGGAAGGGATGCGCTGGAGCTTATACTGGGGGCGTACCGGTCGGCGAGAGAAGGAAGAACAATCTGCTTTCAGGAGGTGGAATAA
- a CDS encoding TIM barrel protein encodes MMKLCCGSNLYASHSFETALREMAKLDIHHVDIWSCPAICDHANPDRDSVEEIRELLLKYEMTAVSMSLFLMDDKERKKRMEFASRLGIPVVIWEPAQSVDWADNMTNLNPGAVPFGRERGSFEEYMEDLRSQIELAREMGLRVGIEVPHCYTHNEYLFQIYRTDQEIEGDGLSYILAPSHCSARGYEAEDIYRLVSSERVYMLYLWDVKKDFRFPYSDRAFGAGEEQLPGGGRRDFEKQIRNFKEMGYQGWYNISVHGTEGWKDWEKVSEHLKKACELVRLLLDQ; translated from the coding sequence ATGATGAAACTTTGTTGTGGTTCAAATTTATATGCGTCCCATTCCTTTGAAACGGCTCTGCGTGAGATGGCAAAGCTGGATATCCATCATGTGGATATCTGGTCCTGCCCGGCGATCTGCGATCATGCAAATCCGGACAGGGACAGTGTGGAGGAGATAAGGGAACTGCTTTTAAAATACGAAATGACGGCGGTCTCCATGTCTTTGTTTTTGATGGATGATAAGGAACGGAAAAAGAGGATGGAGTTTGCGTCCAGGCTCGGAATCCCGGTGGTGATATGGGAACCGGCCCAATCCGTTGACTGGGCTGATAATATGACCAATCTAAATCCCGGCGCGGTCCCATTTGGAAGGGAAAGAGGGAGCTTTGAGGAATACATGGAGGATCTGAGGAGTCAGATAGAACTGGCCCGGGAGATGGGCCTGCGTGTAGGGATCGAGGTACCCCACTGCTATACGCACAATGAGTATCTGTTCCAGATATACAGAACAGACCAGGAGATAGAAGGCGATGGACTGTCCTATATCCTTGCTCCGTCCCACTGCAGCGCCAGGGGATATGAAGCGGAGGATATTTATAGACTGGTGTCTTCAGAACGGGTCTATATGCTGTATCTGTGGGATGTGAAAAAGGATTTCCGCTTCCCGTACAGCGACCGGGCGTTTGGCGCGGGGGAGGAACAGTTACCCGGCGGAGGCCGGCGGGATTTTGAAAAACAGATAAGGAACTTTAAGGAAATGGGATATCAGGGCTGGTATAACATCTCAGTCCATGGGACAGAGGGCTGGAAGGACTGGGAAAAGGTTTCGGAACACTTAAAGAAGGCCTGTGAGCTGGTCCGGCTTCTGTTGGATCAGTAG
- a CDS encoding ABC transporter ATP-binding protein, with protein sequence MTDNRRNKVEVRNLCKNYGDLEVLKNCSFDVREGEFICVVGPTGCGKTTFLNLLTCLTSPTSGEILIDGVEANPKKHNLAFVFQEPTAYPWLTVRDNLGFAMSLKKKSKDHIEKKVGEIAKLMGLEPELDKFPHELASSAEQKVVIGRAFAMEPDLLLMDEPYSQMDIKTRFYLEDEVIRLWKELGSTVLFITHNIEEAVYLADRILILSQKPAAVKEVVEIHMPRPRDISSPEFIKIRSDVTDMIKWW encoded by the coding sequence ATGACAGACAACAGAAGAAACAAGGTTGAGGTCCGGAACCTGTGCAAGAATTATGGGGACCTTGAGGTGCTTAAAAATTGCAGCTTTGATGTCAGGGAAGGGGAATTTATCTGCGTGGTAGGGCCTACCGGATGCGGCAAGACCACATTCCTAAATCTGCTGACCTGCCTTACAAGCCCTACTTCAGGGGAGATCCTGATCGATGGGGTGGAGGCCAACCCGAAAAAACATAATCTGGCCTTTGTGTTTCAGGAGCCGACTGCGTATCCCTGGCTGACGGTGCGGGACAACCTGGGATTCGCCATGAGCTTAAAGAAGAAATCAAAAGACCATATTGAAAAAAAGGTGGGAGAGATCGCCAAATTGATGGGGTTAGAGCCGGAGCTGGACAAATTCCCACATGAACTGGCATCCAGTGCGGAGCAGAAGGTGGTCATAGGGAGAGCCTTTGCCATGGAGCCGGATCTGCTTTTGATGGATGAGCCTTACAGCCAGATGGATATCAAGACCAGATTTTATCTGGAGGATGAAGTGATACGGTTGTGGAAAGAGCTGGGAAGCACGGTCCTGTTCATAACCCACAATATTGAGGAAGCGGTATATCTGGCGGACAGGATCCTGATCCTGTCACAGAAGCCGGCGGCGGTAAAGGAAGTTGTGGAGATCCATATGCCAAGGCCCAGGGACATTTCCTCGCCGGAATTTATTAAAATACGAAGCGATGTGACTGATATGATTAAATGGTGGTGA
- a CDS encoding ABC transporter ATP-binding protein, with the protein MEDRFKLSVRNLTKIFVTEKTESLVVDDVSIDVRENEFVVLLGPGQCGKSVILSMVSGLMEPTVGEVLLDGKKKTDITTKIAMVFQRVCLLPWLTVEGNVEFGLKYAGVPKAQRRETARRYIELVGLAGFESSFPHQLSGGMKQRVGIARAYANAPEVLLMDEPFGALDAQTRYAMEDEILKIWSKEKRTVIFVTNNIEEAVYLADRIILFSKKPASVKHVFDLNGVGRPRDNMSEEFLKIRQEVADMMDLDLGGE; encoded by the coding sequence GTGGAGGACAGATTTAAACTGAGTGTACGGAATCTGACAAAAATATTTGTCACCGAAAAAACAGAATCACTGGTGGTAGATGACGTATCCATCGATGTAAGAGAAAATGAATTCGTGGTTCTTCTTGGCCCCGGACAATGCGGCAAGAGCGTGATCCTGTCCATGGTATCCGGGCTTATGGAACCGACTGTGGGGGAGGTGCTCCTCGATGGAAAGAAAAAAACGGATATCACGACGAAGATCGCTATGGTATTCCAGCGGGTCTGCCTGCTGCCCTGGCTGACCGTAGAGGGCAATGTGGAATTTGGGCTGAAATACGCAGGCGTTCCAAAGGCGCAGCGAAGGGAGACTGCCAGACGCTATATCGAGCTGGTAGGGCTGGCCGGATTTGAATCCTCCTTTCCCCATCAACTGTCGGGAGGAATGAAACAGCGTGTGGGGATCGCAAGGGCATATGCCAATGCGCCGGAGGTGCTTTTGATGGATGAACCGTTCGGGGCGCTGGATGCCCAGACCAGATATGCCATGGAGGACGAGATCCTTAAGATCTGGTCGAAAGAAAAACGGACCGTCATTTTCGTGACCAATAACATCGAGGAAGCGGTGTATCTGGCGGACCGTATCATCCTGTTCAGCAAAAAGCCGGCCTCGGTCAAGCATGTGTTTGATCTAAATGGAGTGGGGCGGCCCCGGGATAATATGAGTGAAGAGTTCTTGAAGATCCGCCAGGAGGTAGCTGATATGATGGATCTGGATCTGGGAGGTGAGTGA
- a CDS encoding ABC transporter permease: MKEKNRSGIKVRWMDILPLASVAILILAWILYSGTNNQFLPTPVQVWKKFLGLLENPIAQTSMAGHIWASLKRVFMGLSIATVLGIPFGTAIGWNRRFRAVFQPVFEIIRPIPPLAWVPLISIWCGIYESSKIILVFIGTFMAIVVNTYAGVELASRDNIAVGRMFGVNGVRLLTDIVFPSALPSIMAGLKTALTTGWGVVLAAEMISAKSGLGFLVTRGSDSNDIELVLVAMIFIGVIGALMSAVFTIIERKLSPWRTDLN, from the coding sequence ATGAAAGAGAAAAACAGATCAGGTATCAAGGTCCGGTGGATGGATATATTGCCGTTAGCTTCTGTGGCGATCCTGATATTGGCATGGATCCTTTATTCCGGAACGAACAACCAGTTTCTGCCGACACCGGTTCAGGTGTGGAAAAAATTTTTAGGTCTGCTTGAAAATCCGATCGCGCAGACGTCCATGGCAGGACATATATGGGCAAGTTTAAAACGCGTTTTTATGGGACTCAGTATTGCGACCGTCCTGGGAATCCCGTTTGGAACAGCCATCGGATGGAACAGGCGGTTTCGGGCGGTATTCCAGCCAGTCTTTGAGATCATCCGCCCCATTCCTCCGCTGGCGTGGGTTCCGCTCATCTCTATCTGGTGCGGGATTTATGAGTCGTCCAAGATCATACTGGTATTTATCGGCACATTTATGGCGATCGTGGTCAATACCTATGCAGGCGTAGAACTGGCGAGCCGGGATAATATCGCGGTGGGAAGGATGTTTGGGGTAAACGGAGTCCGCCTTCTGACGGATATTGTGTTTCCGTCGGCGCTTCCCTCCATCATGGCCGGATTAAAAACCGCCTTGACCACCGGATGGGGCGTGGTTCTCGCAGCAGAGATGATCTCCGCCAAGTCGGGTCTCGGATTTCTTGTGACAAGAGGCTCAGACAGCAATGATATTGAGCTGGTCCTGGTTGCCATGATCTTTATCGGGGTGATCGGAGCGCTGATGTCGGCAGTATTTACGATTATAGAAAGGAAGCTTAGCCCGTGGAGGACAGATTTAAACTGA
- a CDS encoding ABC transporter permease, with amino-acid sequence MAVSQELMQESVDRERRGLQKQKFGYFLLSLVSIAAVLAVWECAVRFGWVRTKYVAAPSEVIKVIIRKFSSKSPDGATLPVHILSSLKISFLGFGYAVLIGTPLGLAMGWYKPVDKFVRPVFNLIRPIPAVSWIPLMIVLLGIGLTPKVFIVFLSAFVATVLNSYAGIKMTNQAMINVAKTCGAKNWVIFMRVGVPSAMPMVFTGWKVGLGLSWSTLVAAEMLASNSGLGYMILTGRQFLRIDIIMAGMVVIGVIGLILFAILSRIENMVLRWRK; translated from the coding sequence ATGGCGGTGAGTCAGGAACTGATGCAGGAGTCTGTGGACAGAGAGCGCAGAGGACTGCAAAAGCAGAAATTCGGCTATTTCCTGTTGTCTCTTGTAAGTATTGCTGCCGTACTGGCAGTCTGGGAGTGTGCTGTACGGTTTGGATGGGTGAGGACGAAGTATGTTGCGGCGCCTTCAGAGGTCATCAAGGTGATCATCCGTAAATTTTCATCAAAATCCCCGGATGGGGCGACCCTTCCTGTACATATACTCTCAAGCCTGAAAATATCGTTTCTGGGTTTTGGATATGCGGTGCTGATCGGTACGCCCCTGGGGCTTGCAATGGGGTGGTATAAACCGGTGGACAAATTTGTGCGGCCTGTTTTTAATCTGATCCGGCCTATTCCTGCGGTGAGCTGGATCCCGCTGATGATCGTACTGCTCGGGATCGGCCTGACGCCGAAGGTGTTTATCGTGTTTTTATCCGCGTTTGTGGCGACCGTTTTAAATTCTTATGCGGGCATTAAGATGACAAACCAGGCAATGATCAATGTGGCTAAGACCTGCGGCGCGAAAAACTGGGTGATCTTTATGCGGGTGGGTGTCCCTTCTGCAATGCCGATGGTGTTTACCGGCTGGAAGGTGGGACTGGGGCTGTCCTGGTCCACCCTCGTAGCGGCGGAGATGCTGGCTTCCAACTCCGGGCTGGGGTATATGATCCTTACAGGACGCCAGTTTCTGCGGATTGATATTATCATGGCGGGGATGGTTGTGATCGGAGTGATCGGACTGATTCTGTTTGCTATATTAAGCCGGATAGAAAATATGGTACTGCGGTGGAGGAAATAA
- a CDS encoding ABC transporter substrate-binding protein — MKRIKKTIVLLMALAVGTVTAACGSGGEKQAAPGAKAETEAASQNGQNAGGEALRKVTFGLQTSTNSLPFYVAKEEGMFQDAGIDAEFLVYTSGGAQMEAAASDAWMFGTGGVLPAYVGMLNMDLRVIGTCMSDDLMVDLFVREDSPIAMAGQGNVPEYPTLYGTADTWKGISVLGPVNTTGHYALGCALEAVGLTLEDVNVVNMEVNSANTAFKAGEGDALISWLALSVDAENDGFVKAATCNKVGGDAPSILYATAAACEDPELVETVLDIYYKAARWMTEHEDETVQYYYDHLYNNGVTATMDECRAVIQGIPYHTVEESRAYMVKDANGERRLMKCFEDIMDFLIKQGSYTEEDLKRIKELDLMPEEYIVAIPAE, encoded by the coding sequence ATGAAGCGAATTAAAAAAACAATAGTGTTGTTAATGGCGCTGGCAGTTGGAACAGTAACCGCTGCATGTGGCTCAGGGGGTGAGAAACAGGCGGCTCCGGGCGCTAAGGCAGAAACAGAGGCAGCCAGCCAGAACGGGCAAAACGCCGGAGGGGAAGCGCTCAGAAAAGTCACCTTTGGACTACAGACATCCACGAATAGCCTGCCATTTTATGTGGCCAAGGAAGAGGGGATGTTCCAGGATGCGGGGATTGACGCTGAGTTTCTCGTATATACATCAGGCGGAGCACAGATGGAAGCTGCGGCTTCCGATGCCTGGATGTTTGGCACGGGAGGCGTACTGCCAGCCTATGTAGGCATGCTGAATATGGATCTGCGCGTCATCGGCACATGCATGTCAGACGATCTTATGGTTGACCTTTTTGTCCGGGAGGACAGCCCGATCGCGATGGCGGGTCAGGGAAATGTACCAGAATATCCTACCCTTTACGGGACTGCGGATACGTGGAAAGGGATATCGGTGCTTGGGCCGGTCAACACGACAGGACACTATGCATTGGGGTGTGCGCTGGAGGCAGTGGGGCTTACTCTTGAGGATGTCAATGTGGTCAATATGGAAGTGAACTCTGCCAATACAGCATTTAAGGCTGGAGAGGGAGACGCCCTGATATCATGGCTGGCTTTATCTGTGGATGCGGAAAACGATGGATTTGTGAAGGCAGCCACATGCAATAAGGTGGGCGGCGATGCACCTTCCATACTCTATGCGACGGCAGCGGCCTGTGAAGATCCTGAGCTGGTGGAAACCGTGCTTGATATCTATTATAAAGCTGCGCGGTGGATGACGGAGCATGAGGACGAGACGGTACAGTATTACTACGACCATCTTTACAATAACGGTGTGACGGCGACGATGGATGAGTGCCGTGCAGTGATACAGGGAATCCCGTACCATACGGTAGAAGAATCCAGAGCCTATATGGTAAAGGATGCAAATGGAGAGCGCAGGCTCATGAAATGCTTTGAGGATATTATGGATTTCCTGATCAAACAGGGTTCCTATACAGAGGAAGATTTAAAGCGGATCAAAGAGCTGGATCTCATGCCTGAGGAGTATATTGTGGCAATTCCGGCGGAATGA
- a CDS encoding LacI family DNA-binding transcriptional regulator translates to MSNITMKEVAVRAGVSLATVSHVINGTRYVSKETTERVMSAIKDLSYVPNVAARSFKMGKRYMIGFIIPNIANNFYSTIIEEIETVISKRGYSLLLSNTKESPERELNAIHTLSSGMVDGLILASTHQNYHEIKPAIPDHFPVICVDRVLEDNEADVVGISSQDALYDAAKTLLECGHKKLGFIAFSNIRSPNMERLENFKKAIDKLGFPMENVHIEYALTGTNHVFQLADHLYQNGVTGILAANNLITLDLIRWSMDRHLALKTDVDIIGYYADELFPEMLNISSIHMPTSNMGELAGELMLHRLQHPNAPIVNHVLHSNFILR, encoded by the coding sequence ATGTCAAATATAACCATGAAAGAAGTCGCCGTCAGAGCCGGAGTATCCCTGGCCACGGTATCCCATGTGATCAATGGGACAAGATATGTTTCCAAAGAAACTACAGAGCGCGTCATGAGCGCGATCAAGGATTTATCCTATGTTCCCAATGTGGCAGCCAGGAGCTTTAAGATGGGAAAGCGGTACATGATCGGTTTCATCATCCCCAATATAGCAAATAACTTTTACTCTACGATCATTGAAGAGATCGAGACCGTCATCAGCAAAAGGGGCTACTCTCTCCTGCTGTCAAACACAAAGGAGTCACCTGAGAGGGAGCTTAACGCCATCCATACCTTAAGCTCCGGAATGGTGGACGGCCTGATCCTGGCTTCCACCCACCAGAACTACCACGAGATCAAACCGGCTATCCCGGATCATTTCCCGGTCATCTGTGTAGACCGTGTTCTTGAGGACAATGAAGCAGACGTCGTTGGTATCTCCAGTCAGGATGCGCTTTATGACGCCGCCAAAACCTTATTGGAATGCGGACACAAAAAGCTTGGATTTATCGCATTCAGCAATATCCGCAGCCCCAACATGGAACGGTTGGAGAATTTCAAAAAAGCGATCGATAAACTGGGATTTCCTATGGAAAACGTACATATTGAGTACGCTCTGACCGGCACCAACCATGTGTTCCAGCTTGCCGACCATCTCTATCAGAATGGCGTGACCGGCATCCTGGCAGCCAATAACCTGATCACCCTTGACCTGATCCGCTGGTCTATGGACCGGCATCTGGCCCTTAAAACGGATGTGGATATCATTGGCTATTATGCGGATGAGCTTTTTCCTGAAATGCTGAATATAAGCTCCATACACATGCCCACCAGCAACATGGGCGAGCTTGCCGGTGAGCTGATGCTGCACCGCCTGCAGCACCCAAATGCCCCGATCGTCAATCATGTGCTCCATTCCAATTTTATCCTGCGCTAA